In Micromonospora ferruginea, the sequence TACCAGCGCTGATTCCGCCCGTTACGTCCCTGTTCATCCCGGAAACCGACCAGAACTGGCAAGTCGCCGCACCGCCGGGTGTGAGAGGCTTGGAGGGTCGCACGGATGATCGAAGGAGAACGGTGACCACCATTCCCGAGCGCGCGTACGAGCTGGCGATGGCCGCCGCCCAGGCCGCGGCCGACAAGAAGGCGCAGGACATCGTCGTCATCGACGTCGGTGACCAGCTCGCCATCACCGACGCGTTCCTGGTCGCCTCGGCGCCGAACGAGCGTCAGGTGCTCGCCATCGTCGACGCCATCGAGGAGCGCCTGCTGGAGCTGCCGGAGAAGGCCAAGCCGGTCCGCCGCGAAGGCGAGCGGGGCGGTCGCTGGGTGCTGCTCGACTACGTCGACATCGTGGTGCACGTGCAGCACACCGAGGAGCGCGAGTTCTACGCGCTCGACCGGCTCTGGAAGG encodes:
- the rsfS gene encoding ribosome silencing factor yields the protein MAAAQAAADKKAQDIVVIDVGDQLAITDAFLVASAPNERQVLAIVDAIEERLLELPEKAKPVRREGERGGRWVLLDYVDIVVHVQHTEEREFYALDRLWKDCPQIPFVDRDLADSAAGTATAE